ACAAAACTTATGCATGCCAAGTATTGGCACGATAACAGAGCCATCTCCTGATTTAACAAATTCGATGTTTTCCTGGCAATGACTTTAGTGTTGAAATTTCGATTAACTAACACTCAACGAAAATAATGGGTGTACATGATTCCGGCAAAGTCCCTCAATAAGTCATTTATGTATCTCTTAAGTTTCAGCTGACAGTTTTGGCGAGATCAGTTGTATAAAGGCAGAACCAAAGGAAGGATGGCAAATTATACCGGTGTTTTCGCCATCAAGTTGCAGCTATTTATTTATGAGCTAGGTGAGATATTTGTAAGATTTATGTAAGCGAATGAACAAGCAAGTTGGGCTGTTCAAACGATGGATAGGAGGATGAAGTGTTTTGACaggttcttgaactttctcAACCGATAAGTTAACTCTCCTACTGTTAAGTCAAAACCAGCGCACAAAGGGCTCCAAACTTACTGCACCCAGTTTGtttctttttttggaactcCTATTCTTATGGCGTTTGTGAGTTAAGCTTATGCTCGGTGACTTTGAACATTAAAATCAAACAAGAAATCGTGTGTAGGAAATGACCTTCAAACCCACATAGGATATCCTTCCTCTCCCTGCGCGACCACTCTTTTTATGCTACATAACGGGTTTCATCAGAACTAATTAGTTTTTCTAAATCCTGATTTTTCTGTTCGTGCCATCCTATTCTATTGTTCTGATGATTTTCGCGTAACGAGATGGGATGGTCACAATTGTAACGATATGCCCGCTGAAAATTAAGCCGCATTTTTTAAGGGCctatttttgagagaggTTACTTTCCGAagatgaaaagaaggccgGCTCCAGCTAACAAAATATATTTCTCGGACGTGAAAGATTTTATGTGTCAACAGCTGAAACAGAGATCGCGAGTCACTCTTCGGATTGTGCTTCGATCTGCAATGTGTTCTCATTGAGAATCACAAATGGTTTGCATCCTGGCAGGTTCGAAGTAGCGCTTTAGTGAGCAAGAATTATGTGCGTATCTAGTAAGGAATACAGGTGTCTCACATAAGCCCGATTTTGGTGATCGCGTCAGTGACACAGCATCGCAAACTTCGGAGTCCGAACCACAGTCACTGCTTGCGACCCAAATATCTTCGTATGAGGGGAATAACAAAGTTCATTTACAAACCTTTGGGCCGTCGAACAAACTAATATTACTGCATTTACATTCTCATTAAGGTCAGTGTCGTTGACGACTTTGCCTATTTTGCAGCCGCTGACAGGAGGGACAAAAAGATCTGTCATGATCAAATCAcaggagaaagaacaagtcaGAAGCATGTATCCGAGATACTCCTTGGTGGCGTGAACTTGGTCAATATAAcctgtttttttctttctctccCTAGCGTCTGAGTCGTGTATTAGTAGGATAGGAAGAGACTACGGTCCTTTACAATTACCTGACAAAGTCTAGTGCAATTATTCTAGATACGCTTTCCATTTGCTCCAAGTATCTGAAGAAGGTATTCAGCCGTGGTATGCTCATCGGAGGCTCACTCGTTCAAAATAAGAGAGACTTGGCAGAAGTTAACAATTTTAGTCTTATCCCTCTCAAGGCCGCCAAGAATTTGGTATAACGAACTATTAAATAAAGCTGAGGGATCTATAAATCCATGCAACACACGGTGTTAATGATAATCAATTGTGCTAACCGCAcgctgctttttgaggtTACAAAAagtgaacaaaaagctgttttATTACATTCTGGACGACACCAAACCGGTTGCGCTAGTTAAGATAAGAAGGGAAGAGATACAGTTCGCGAATGATTGCCACTTTTTCCAAATCATGCGATTTACTACAGATAGTAAGGATCTGTGCTAATGAAAACAATAGTGCACAAGAGGCTTGACAAGAAATCGAGACAACTAtaattttttcaaatccaaAAGCTCCCGTTTTGTAACATGTTCGCTTTCATGATAAAGGAGCTAACAGCTGGACACATGAAATCACATCTTATGCCATGGACAGAATCGTAGGCTAGATAGAGAGTTAAATTATCCTGAAATATTACTGTGAGCAACTATTGAAGCGAGCAAGGAGATAAGCAGGAAGATTTTTTGCAGAAAACTGGCTAAAACTCATTAGAATGTCACTGATTTGCGCAGAATCTCCCTGGATATTAGCATTACAGACTCAAGTCATTTAGTTCGCTACAAAAGTAGCAGAATTGCAGGTCATCAATAGGCTAGTCAAATGTCAAATTGGCAATTTCAACAGAAGAGATGGCTTAGAATTGCCAGGTAATCGGATCACCTGGCGATTTTTTCCTGGATTTATGACAAAGCTAGCCAATAGGTGGTCGGCGTTCGTTTAATTAAAGGAAatagctcaaaaacagtgCTCCACAGAAGATGtggtagtctcagaagcACAAAGCATTATTAGACTGGCAAAATAGTGCTCGATCGACCGAAAAGCCGGTATGGTGTTAAAAAAGCTGatccttttgaagcattttGCTGACCGTATAATAAGGGTACTAACATAGAGGCTTTACTGATTTCTGGTGCTATAAAAAGTTGGTCTATTGATGAAAAGCTACTGATACTACCCAACTATGGTATGTGATGAGCATCCGAGCTTCCAAATCTCgccacaaaaaaaaaaaaaacgtTTCAAAACTATTAGAAAAGGTCCAAAGAGAACGTCTTAAATAAATCAAAACATATCCTGTTTAATTGCTAGTGGGCAGTTCGAAGATGAGATTTACATTTATTCGAGACCAAGccacattttcaaagattgCTGTGCGATTTACATATGTTAGCGAAGCACCAGCATATCAATATGACCCAATTAATTCAAAGGCGCATGATCAtgcttgagcagctcgaaaaagctttgataaCTCTAAGGAGCTTAGGTTGTTGAGAACTGCAACAACCACAGAAATTGTGAGACAGAGTGAGTGGAACTCCACCAAAAAGAAATGTTTGATTATCCTTGATATTAACTTGTATGTTAATCCAGCGCATAGCTGCGTTTATGTCAATTCCCTGACTTTAACAATGCGCTTTTGTGAAGCAGGGCTTTGTTAAATTCATCGAAATCAAGCTCCAAGAAAGATCAAGACGCAAAAGTTTTCTAGCCTAAGTCGTGGATGGCATTTACAGTGCCAGCTTATGGATTATGATTAGACTTTCTTCAGGAGTCGATAACCTTCCACTTGTTAGTTCTgtttctttttgagacaAATCTGAAAAATAAGGTATTCTTCTTGCGGCCTAATGCATATTTTATTTGCATCATGGAAAAGTTCCATGTTAATGATGATAGTCTGAGACTTGACTGAAAAGCAACGGAGGCAAATTTaacaacagcaaaaaaaatcaattAAATTACCTTCATAGCCGTGTCATATTCATGTCAGGCTAATTAGCCgatttttttcagctctgGCAGTTTAATTCACTTTTGAGAGGATGATCCACAAATATTCTTTAGGTTCACGAATAAAAACGTGAACCTCAACTGCTTTTTTAAGCTTTGAGGAGATGCAACGAGCATAAAATTACCTTTGTTCAGCCTTGCCTATAACACTAGCATCATCAATTTTCTGGAGCAAGGAGAGTGTTTCTTTACCACAGTAAATTTAATCTAAATTGCTTCTGCCTATAGGATTGGGAGCCACTGTGGGCAGTCAATGTCAACGCACAATGTTAATAACTTGAATTCACACCCCAATGCACCCAAAGTCAGAATATTTTCCAGAGTGTACTTTATTACATGGTAGGATCAGTTTATTGGTGCTTTGCAGCTAACTATATGATTTAATTAACATCGCTAACTAAAGAACattttcaagcagaagcaCGTCTAATGCCAGACTGATTCATAGATCAGCACTTATAGTTACTCCTGGTATCTTAGCTTGTATTAGGCATAATTTAAACTCTCTTTATGCATAATTTTTTGCGATGCTAACTTGCAAAATGTTAGCCGTATGCGCTATTCCTTAATGTAGATCTTTAACGGATGTTGTCACTTTTTCTGCTTGTGATTTTATATTACgcaaaaagctgagagcttcaagaatgTGGTAGCGTCAATTACGAGACAACTTTTAGTTGTTTAGCAAGAGATATGATTGGTTTTAAAACGAACTTTCACCGAGGACTTGGAAAGCAGACTGCAGCATAGTTTACAAGCCCTCGACAGAAATTTCCTTTATTAATTCATGCCACTTCTTGCCATGTTCCTGCGAGTGGCTTATTTAACATTCTCACAATTTTTAGtggaaaaacaaacaaaattCATATCTACTTCTAAACTTGACATATATTAAGCGCTCGTAACTTTTCCCAGTATATACTTGCTTAATAACTTTTGAATATTATCTCAATTAAAATAGAGCAACTTTTAAAAGCTAAGGAAATCTGCAATGGTTTCAATGTGGATCTTTTTTACATGAATGCGAAAAGCAACCCCCTGGTAACGGAAGAGTatttgaagctggccaaAGAAGTGCTAAAAACCACACCGCCACAAATACAAAATAACTAACCACGATGTTTTCTAGGTCCCCCTTACAGTTTCTGTCTAACGCAAAATTCTGTCAAGGAAGTCAACACAGAAGCGCATATATATGATGTAGCAAGTAATTCACCATAGCGTACACGAATTGAATATATGTACTAAATTCTGATTCTTCAAGGTACAAACACAGTGCAGTATTACAGCTAAATTAGTTATATTGGTTGAACAGATTAAAGAAACCAAAAGCGCTACATGTCACAATACataaattcaaaaatatgaCACTCTTGTGCTGCACACGTTCAGCATTTGAACGCAGTGTCTTTCAGAGGAAATAAAGTAGATGAATTGCAAACTACAGCAAGCAACTAATAAGAAAATTCCAGCCGTAaagttttttctttgagaaggtCTACGGTTGGGTAGTATACCAGTATGTTGTTTAGGTACACCTCAAGTGCTATTACCACTTAGGCGCCATAAAGCATTCCTTAAGTAATCAACTAATAGTAGTGGACCTAACGAGCTTTTGATACAAAAGGAGAAAAGGTTCCTTAGGAACTAATTCGTAAAAGCTGGTCGTAGCTGTAATCGGGAGTCTTTCTCAATAAGCGCGATTTACACTGAAGCCAGTATCATAAGAGGCACGCGAGAAAAAATGAGAATTGGTGAACGTGACGATTATTCCTAGGAAAATGAATATTCccaaagttgaagaaaatcgCTAAGAAGTTATACAAAGTGATACAACAGATTACAGCTAAGTTTTCACTTTAACTTCATTAATTCTGTATGAGATATTTGATATAATCACTAAAAATGACATGTTAGTGCTTCCAGTCTCCAACTCAACgctttatcaaaaaaaaaaaaaaattggcCCTTTAGCCCTTGCATCCACTTCATCATAGCCTCAATACTCTGGTTGATTCACATGTTGTACAAAAAAAGGGCACTGGtggctttttcaatggtAGTGGTGGCTATTCGAGTAGTTTCCCCTGTCTAAAAATATTCAAAGGGCAAATTGGCGCTGAAGATCAATACGATGTAAGTTCCCAGTGACGATTGAAATAGCCACGCCTGCCTTCGCAAATATTCTATCATTAGTTAGTCAAACTATTTATTCAATAGTATACAGACCCACAATTTCCcactttgtttttgagtagTTTTGAAGATATAACTACCAGCCCCTCCAGGGAACCCAGATATCTACCACAATATCTCCGTGTTCTACAACGAAGTACCATGGATATGATGCTGCCGTAATACAGCTATGCTGAGGAACAATTCCAATTTTTGTTCCGAGTGGTATCATCTTGGTTTCTGTGTCTTGCAAACAAGTTAGAATGCCATGCTCTTGGCTAAGCCTGCCAACTATCCAGTTCTCATATCCTTTTGGGGAAACAATTTTTCCGTAACCAGGTAAAGATCCAAATTCCCGGGCTAAAGCAATAACTCCAGCATTTATCAGTTGTTCACCTGGTCCTCGGGAGCCTCTTTGAGGGTAGGAGGAAAGGACTTCCGCAAGGACTCTGCAGGACACTTGATCAAGTCCAACACAATGAGTACTCACTTGCTGAAGATCGCAAAACGGATAGTTTCCGGcgtgaagttcaagcttTCCGTACAACTCGCCAATAGATGAGATATCTAAACTTTGAGATGCATGTGCAGTAGGTGTGGCTCCCACTGAAATTTGCAATTTCAAGGAAGGATCAATATTCAGCGCTTTCTTGCAAGCATTGTTGCCGCTGTCAATTTCATTTAACAAGAAATGTCTTGCCTGCTCctctgttgaagaagcataAGAGTGACCAGCATGGCAGTAAAATCCGTATAAAGAAAGGTAATCCTTGGCGGGAGACTGGAGCAGGTCGAATAATGCTTCGTCAAGAGTGGAACTTTCATCAAATCCAGCCCGGTCAGAGCCCATATTAACCTTGATGAACAACGACCATTTCTTCTGAATTTTGTGTTTCTTACTAAATTCAGCAAGGACTTCAAATTGTTCTCCGTTGTCAACCATCAGTCGTAAGTTGGGAATTCGGGCGCCTAGGTCCGCTAACTCTGGAAGCCTACTTTTGACAACTGGTAAACTAAATAAAACATCAATAATCAAACCTTTCTCAATAAGTGGCAGCAAGCCCCACGCCTCCATGAGCGTAGAAACGACGATTTTTTTAGTCTTAATATTTTCAGAGCCTAGCTGAAGTAGAGTTCCTTCAACCGTTTTGTGGGTCTTGACATGAGCACGAAAGTCAACATTTAAGCGATCGACATTGGCCAGCATCTTTTCACAGTTTTCTTTAAACTTTCCCCTATCCACGATGAAAGATGGAGTTGGCAATTCCGAGAGCTTTTTGCCCTTAAATGCCTCGAGCAGCTCGGCCTTTTTCGAGAGGGCAGTGTATTGGTAAGGGTATCTCatgatcttttttttaatGCTCGTGACTAGTGGACCAAACCGTTGTCCTTTGATTTTAGTTATTCCATAGTCCCCTCTTATATATTGATGTCAAGAGCTACAAATCTCTCAGTCCTTGTTTTCATTAATTATAAAATGATTTATTTACCCTGCCAAAatattttctttcttcacgTGGAATGTCTTTTTTGCACCATAAGCCGATCCCCATCCCCTACTTACACTCCATTTCAGCATCAATGCCACATTTCTTAGCTTGCAATTATAAGGACTGGAGTTTTATCAGTGTTGTACATGTGTGAGTGTGTGAGGGTGTTTCCCTTTCCCTCAAGGGTGACAAGGGGTGCTAACTATTGATGTGCTAATTGTATTTGTTAAAGGGTCCCTTTATGAGCTGAGGTTGAAACACCTCGAAACGTTGCGTTTTAATGTCTGGATAGAGGCACGTTATTCTGAGCTCGATCTTCAACCCTTATTTAAGTATGAGGCAAAGCTAGCATAATTCTCTGAGTCAGTCACCGTGAAGAATATACGCTTCGGTGGAGGTCAGGTTAGGTCCTGAACATacttcttgttcaaaagcCCTGTGTGACAGACCCGATAACCCTTGAAACTTCAAGTGCCTGTCGCGATAAATATGAAGTCAGGCCAATGTTATTTTCAGTTAAGCACCTGCAGTTGAAAACGTAAAGATACACGAGAGTAAAATGCCAAGAAGGCATATATTAGGGGTTGCATTTGTCTTTGCTGGAAAGTTCGGTGCGAAAGGAAAATTGCCTGCCACAGACTGGTTTTGTACCGTCTAAGAAAACGACGGCGGGAGGATCTTAGAAAGCACCATGACGCGAAGCGCCCATTGTGTTTACCTTGTTGAATATGCCAAGCGCATTGTTAttacttcttcaaacaGACTGATGCTTGAATCTCTAATCCCAGCTCGCTACAAAGAGATATTGAGGACTTCGAGTATAATACGAAATGTCAAAGCGCTAAAAGTTAATAACATTAAAGCGCTTCTAACGGAATATTTAGCTGGCATCAAACTGACTGCCGCCGCGATTTAATAGTATGCTTCAtcgtctttttcaaaagtcgTACCACCGCTGACTTTCGAGGACAGGTCGCACCTATAACCAATTTTACTGCGAGTCACGAAACACAATCTTCATAAAAATTAAATGAAAATATCTCATAATCATCTGCAACTAAGTGCTTTTAACGGGCAAGATATATCTATATCTGCAGGGAAAAATGCGGGTTATTCGAAGCCAAGTTCTAATTTTTGCGCAGGTGACATCTCTGAGTAGCCATCTCTGAGTAGCCActcttggcctcctcgACGCTTATAGCCGCTTCTGATTGTGATGTATTGAGGTtagattttgaagtttaTCACACAAATTTAAATGCCATAGAGATTGGCTGCTAGAAATTCATATACAAGTGTATCCCGCATAATTTTAAGGTACTTTCAATATATAATTTGAAGTTTTAAAGCGGATAACGTAAGTTGTCGTTCTGAAATGCAGTGTTTGTTGAATTTAGTCAAGCTTATCACAATTATTTTCTTAAGCCGCCAAATTCACAGGGGCCCAAAAGCTAAGGAGTTCGGTAGGCAGCGGAATCTCAGCAAACCTACTGATGCTTGATATTTGCGAGTCGAATATGATTTCGTAGCGCGTTGCCCCGATATATTTGTAGGCATAAATATGGTAGCTTTCAAGCGCAATCTATTTAGTTATTAAGCACAAGTATTGGGCACGGTATTTAATAAACTTTGGGCTTGGGGTGAAGTGGACTCGCAGGTGACTTGAAGATTGTTGAAACCTGCTTTTAGAAATCACCTAGTCGATGTCCTAAACAATTGCAACCTCAGCGCCAAGCTGTTTTTTTCGAGTGCCTCCTCAGTGGAATTTTGGCCTATAAAAAGATAGAAatttattttttgaaaatctccGCGTAAGGGCCGTCAGAGTTTTATAAGAATGATGTTTCCGTGCTCAGACCGGGAATAAGCAAACCTTAAGATACGTGGGCACCGTAGTAAGAGATAAATCCATGCAGCCCAAAATGTATTTAAAGGGAGCTTCATCTGACTGAACATTGATAGTTAAGGGGTTATAGAAAGGATCACTCTAGTGTGCTACATCGTATCAAGAATGTCTTTGGTAGGAAAAGTTGCTCTAATTACCGGTGGTACCAAAAACCTAGGCAGGCTCACTGCAATTGAGCTAGCTTCTAAGCATAAGGCAAACCTGTTTCTACACTACAATTCAACCCAAGGggatgaaaaaaaactcgCAAATGAACTCTCGAGTAAGTATAACGTAAAGGTCGAGCTTTACCAAGGTAATTTGGGGTCAGCAagaaatgttgaaaagttgTTTGAAGCTGCAAAGGCCAAATTTGGCTCAATTGACATCGCCATTAACAACGTAGGTAAGGTTCTTAAAAAGCCTATGGTAGAAGTGACAGAGGAAGAATTTGACGAAATGGACCTTGTCAATAACAAAATAGCATTTTTCTTTATTGCTCAAGCTACCAAGCATGTCAGCTCTGGAGGTAGCATCATATCTTTGGTAACATCCTTACTGGCCGCGTATACACCATTTTACGCTGTGTATCAGGGAACAAAGAGCGCCGTCGAGTTTTACACAAAAAGCGCGTCAAAAGAGCTTATTGGAAAACGTGTTTCAGTTAACTGTATTGCTCCAGGTCCCATGGACACTCCTTTCTTTTACGCTCAAGAACAGCCTGAGGCAGTGGAATTTTATAAATCAGTTTCATTTGACAATAGGTTAACGAAGATTGAAGACATTGCACCAATTGTGGGGTTTTTAGCCACGAGTGGTAGTTGGATGACTGGCCAAACACTGTATGCCTCGGGTGGTATGACTGCCCGTTGAGTGCAATGCGCTCAATTCGAATCGCGCAATCTGTTTCAAGGCACACAAACCCCAAGACATACGCAGTACATTTTTAATGTTCATGCGCCTTGTAGCAAAACTCACACATGTCCAAGTGCCCATGGTTTTATAAGCTATACTTATTTACGGTTAAGACACTTTTATGACAATTGAGTTATTGGCCAAGTGGTTTTGACATATTTCAAGTCAAATTCTTGTCGAATTGGTGAATTGTTATAGTGCCAAATTGCACAATGACACATTAGTGAAAAACGGTTTGATACTTGACAACCCATGACCATAAAACAGACATAGTTAAGAAACACAAGAGATATATATAGTACTATCATCCACAAAACA
Above is a genomic segment from Lachancea thermotolerans CBS 6340 chromosome A complete sequence containing:
- a CDS encoding KLTH0A07986p (similar to uniprot|P53095 Saccharomyces cerevisiae YGL196W Hypothetical ORF); the protein is MRYPYQYTALSKKAELLEAFKGKKLSELPTPSFIVDRGKFKENCEKMLANVDRLNVDFRAHVKTHKTVEGTLLQLGSENIKTKKIVVSTLMEAWGLLPLIEKGLIIDVLFSLPVVKSRLPELADLGARIPNLRLMVDNGEQFEVLAEFSKKHKIQKKWSLFIKVNMGSDRAGFDESSTLDEALFDLLQSPAKDYLSLYGFYCHAGHSYASSTEEQARHFLLNEIDSGNNACKKALNIDPSLKLQISVGATPTAHASQSLDISSIGELYGKLELHAGNYPFCDLQQVSTHCVGLDQVSCRVLAEVLSSYPQRGSRGPGEQLINAGVIALAREFGSLPGYGKIVSPKGYENWIVGRLSQEHGILTCLQDTETKMIPLGTKIGIVPQHSCITAASYPWYFVVEHGDIVVDIWVPWRGW
- a CDS encoding KLTH0A08008p (conserved hypothetical protein) — translated: MSLVGKVALITGGTKNLGRLTAIELASKHKANLFLHYNSTQGDEKKLANELSSKYNVKVELYQGNLGSARNVEKLFEAAKAKFGSIDIAINNVGKVLKKPMVEVTEEEFDEMDLVNNKIAFFFIAQATKHVSSGGSIISLVTSLLAAYTPFYAVYQGTKSAVEFYTKSASKELIGKRVSVNCIAPGPMDTPFFYAQEQPEAVEFYKSVSFDNRLTKIEDIAPIVGFLATSGSWMTGQTLYASGGMTAR